The Drosophila gunungcola strain Sukarami chromosome 2L unlocalized genomic scaffold, Dgunungcola_SK_2 000007F, whole genome shotgun sequence genome includes a region encoding these proteins:
- the LOC128253154 gene encoding glycerol-3-phosphate dehydrogenase [NAD(+)], cytoplasmic isoform X2: MAEKVNVCIVGSGNWGSAIAKIVGANAAALPEFEERVTMFVYEEMIEGKKLTEIINETHENVKYLKGHKLPPNVVAVPDLVEAAKNADILIFVVPHQFIPNFCKQLLGKIKPNAIAISLIKGFDKAEGGGIDLISHIITRHLKIPCAVLMGANLANEVAEGNFCETTIGCTDKKYGKVLRDLFQANHFRVVVVDDADAVEVCGALKNIVACGAGFVDGLKLGDNTKAAVIRLGLMEMIRFVDVFYPGSKLSTFFESCGVADLITTCYGGRNRRVSEAFVTSGKTIEELEKEMLNGQKLQGPPTAEEVNYMLKNKGLEDKFPLFTAIHKICTNQLKPKDLIDCIRNHPEHMQNL, translated from the exons ATGGCGGAAAAAGTAAATGTGTGCATTGTGGGCTCCGGCAATTG GGGTTCGGCCATAGCCAAAATCGTGGGCGCAAATGCGGCCGCTCTGCCGGAATTCGAGGAGCGGGTGACCATGTTCGTCTACGAGGAGATGATTGAGGGCAAGAAGCTGACGGAGATTATCAACGAGACGCACGAGAACGTCAAGTACCTGAAAGGACACAAGCTGCCCCCGAATGTG GTTGCCGTGCCCGACCTAGTTGAGGCCGCGAAGAACGCCGACATCCTGATCTTTGTGGTGCCCCATCAGTTTATCCCCAACTTCTGCAAACAGCTCCTGGGAAAAATCAAGCCGAACGCCATCGCTATCTCCCTGATCAAGGGCTTCGACAAAGCCGAGGGCGGTGGCATTGATCTGATTTCCCATATTATCACGCGTCACCTGAAG ATCCCATGCGCCGTGTTGATGGGCGCCAACCTGGCCAACGAGGTGGCTGAAGGAAACTTCTGCGAGACAACCATCGGCTGCACGGACAAGAAGTACGGCAAGGTGCTGCGTGATCTCTTCCAGGCTAACCACTTCCGCGTGGTGGTCGTTGACGACGCCGACGCCGTGGAGGTCTGCGGGGCCCTTAAGAACATAGTGGCCTGCGGCGCGGGCTTCGTCGACGGACTAAAGCTGGGCGATAACACAAAGGCAGCTGTCATCCGGCTGGGTCTCATGGAGATGATTCGCTTCGTGGACGTCTTCTACCCTGGAAGCAAGCTGTCCACCTTCTTCGAGAGCTGTGGCGTGGCAGATCTGATCACGACGTGTTACG gTGGACGAAATCGCCGCGTCTCTGAGGCCTTTGTTACTTCCGGCAAAACTATTGAGGAGCTGGAGAAGGAAATGCTTAATGGTCAGAAGCTGCAGGGCCCGCCTACTGCCGAGGAGGTGAACTATATGCTGAAGAACAAGGGTCTAGAGGACAA ATTCCCCCTGTTCACGGCCATCCACAAAATATGCACAAATCAGCTTAAGCCTAAAGATTTAATTGATTGCATACGCAATCACCCTGAGCATAT gcaaaatttgtaa
- the LOC128253154 gene encoding glycerol-3-phosphate dehydrogenase [NAD(+)], cytoplasmic isoform X1 encodes MAEKVNVCIVGSGNWGSAIAKIVGANAAALPEFEERVTMFVYEEMIEGKKLTEIINETHENVKYLKGHKLPPNVVAVPDLVEAAKNADILIFVVPHQFIPNFCKQLLGKIKPNAIAISLIKGFDKAEGGGIDLISHIITRHLKIPCAVLMGANLANEVAEGNFCETTIGCTDKKYGKVLRDLFQANHFRVVVVDDADAVEVCGALKNIVACGAGFVDGLKLGDNTKAAVIRLGLMEMIRFVDVFYPGSKLSTFFESCGVADLITTCYGGRNRRVSEAFVTSGKTIEELEKEMLNGQKLQGPPTAEEVNYMLKNKGLEDKFPLFTAIHKICTNQLKPKDLIDCIRNHPEHMDTSIMPSPKL; translated from the exons ATGGCGGAAAAAGTAAATGTGTGCATTGTGGGCTCCGGCAATTG GGGTTCGGCCATAGCCAAAATCGTGGGCGCAAATGCGGCCGCTCTGCCGGAATTCGAGGAGCGGGTGACCATGTTCGTCTACGAGGAGATGATTGAGGGCAAGAAGCTGACGGAGATTATCAACGAGACGCACGAGAACGTCAAGTACCTGAAAGGACACAAGCTGCCCCCGAATGTG GTTGCCGTGCCCGACCTAGTTGAGGCCGCGAAGAACGCCGACATCCTGATCTTTGTGGTGCCCCATCAGTTTATCCCCAACTTCTGCAAACAGCTCCTGGGAAAAATCAAGCCGAACGCCATCGCTATCTCCCTGATCAAGGGCTTCGACAAAGCCGAGGGCGGTGGCATTGATCTGATTTCCCATATTATCACGCGTCACCTGAAG ATCCCATGCGCCGTGTTGATGGGCGCCAACCTGGCCAACGAGGTGGCTGAAGGAAACTTCTGCGAGACAACCATCGGCTGCACGGACAAGAAGTACGGCAAGGTGCTGCGTGATCTCTTCCAGGCTAACCACTTCCGCGTGGTGGTCGTTGACGACGCCGACGCCGTGGAGGTCTGCGGGGCCCTTAAGAACATAGTGGCCTGCGGCGCGGGCTTCGTCGACGGACTAAAGCTGGGCGATAACACAAAGGCAGCTGTCATCCGGCTGGGTCTCATGGAGATGATTCGCTTCGTGGACGTCTTCTACCCTGGAAGCAAGCTGTCCACCTTCTTCGAGAGCTGTGGCGTGGCAGATCTGATCACGACGTGTTACG gTGGACGAAATCGCCGCGTCTCTGAGGCCTTTGTTACTTCCGGCAAAACTATTGAGGAGCTGGAGAAGGAAATGCTTAATGGTCAGAAGCTGCAGGGCCCGCCTACTGCCGAGGAGGTGAACTATATGCTGAAGAACAAGGGTCTAGAGGACAA ATTCCCCCTGTTCACGGCCATCCACAAAATATGCACAAATCAGCTTAAGCCTAAAGATTTAATTGATTGCATACGCAATCACCCTGAGCATAT GGATACGTCCATCATGCCGTCGCCAAAACTTTAA